In a single window of the Pontibacter russatus genome:
- a CDS encoding phosphoenolpyruvate hydrolase family protein encodes MPNPWTGKGNPYTKQEVRDRLQLTLDQQKAIIAAGAGTGISAKFIEKGGADLIIIYNSGRFRMAGHGSTAGLMAYGDANAVAMEIGEFEVLPVVEEVPVICGVHGSDPRRRMWHHLLKVKEMGFSGVNNFPTHSIVDGHFRAVLEETGMGFAKEVEMIRLASRMDLFTIVYVASPEEARQMAEVGADAIIAHVGTTVGGSIGVVGATCSMDEAIERTNSIISAGREVNPNIFFLTHGGPINTPEDVRVVLDNTGAHGFVGASSLERMGVEKSLTDLTRQFKSLTLSENAAGQ; translated from the coding sequence ATGCCAAACCCATGGACAGGTAAAGGAAACCCCTATACCAAACAGGAAGTCAGAGACCGCTTGCAGCTTACCCTGGATCAGCAGAAAGCTATTATCGCTGCCGGAGCCGGTACAGGCATCAGCGCTAAGTTTATCGAGAAAGGCGGCGCTGACCTCATCATCATATATAACTCGGGGCGTTTCCGGATGGCGGGGCACGGCTCTACGGCGGGCCTGATGGCATACGGAGACGCCAACGCGGTGGCCATGGAAATTGGCGAGTTCGAGGTGCTGCCGGTGGTGGAAGAGGTGCCCGTTATTTGCGGTGTTCACGGTTCTGACCCGCGTCGCCGGATGTGGCATCATTTGTTGAAGGTGAAGGAAATGGGCTTTTCGGGAGTGAACAACTTCCCGACGCATTCCATTGTCGATGGTCATTTTCGGGCGGTGCTGGAAGAGACCGGAATGGGCTTTGCCAAGGAGGTGGAGATGATCCGGCTGGCCAGCAGGATGGACCTGTTCACCATCGTATATGTGGCCTCACCAGAGGAGGCCCGGCAGATGGCCGAGGTAGGGGCTGATGCCATCATTGCCCATGTGGGCACAACGGTGGGCGGTTCTATTGGTGTGGTAGGGGCCACCTGCAGCATGGACGAAGCCATTGAGCGTACCAACAGCATCATTTCGGCGGGCAGGGAAGTAAACCCCAATATCTTCTTCCTGACCCACGGCGGCCCAATAAACACGCCGGAGGATGTGCGGGTAGTTTTGGATAACACTGGCGCGCATGGCTTTGTAGGCGCTTCCTCGCTGGAGCGCATGGGTGTGGAAAAATCCCTGACGGACCTGACCAGGCAATTCAAATCCCTCACACTGTCCGAAAACGCTGCAGGACAATAG
- a CDS encoding glutaminase family protein produces MKKKFILLLACILQFFVLVAQDLRAPAYPLITHTPYLSIWSFGDTLSASNTKHWTGTDHSLIGMVKVDGNVYRILGEETKSYKTVVAASDEEAYKFSYTEAAPAAGWMNPKFDDSSWKSGVAPFGHDKGPVRTAWRSEDIWARRTFALGEVNFDKLYLKLNHDDNVEVYLNGEEIYRHKGWIDKFQYIPLQEAARQKLKKGQNVLAFHVTNTAGGSWLDAGLVTEEAPAAKVAILPAEQVSVELNATQTIYKLKCGPVNVTATFTSPLLMQELDLLARPVSYIAVKAEANDKATHEVQFYLGTSTDIAVNSSEQPVVAQEYMSGKLSVLKAGTQEQPVLQKKGDNVRIDWGYLYVAVPQSARPIQYISTTANALVPFATNASPPTQEEMQGNSLVLNTIVPFGKVGSKAKEQFVMLGYDELNAVQYFNQNLKPWWKQKAGHTMEKELAAAAANYAKVIAQCQAFDKQLYQDALAAGGKAYADLCELAYRQAIAAHTLVKSPEGEMLFLSKENFSNGSINTVDITYPSAPLFLIYNPDLVKGMMNGIFYYSESGMWKKSFAAHDLGTYPIANGQTYGEDMPVEESGNMLILTGAIAKVEGNANYAKKHWQTLTTWAEYLRESGFDPANQLSTDDFAGHLARNANLSVKAILGLASYGKLAGMLGKQDVEREYTALAKDMARKWMKLADDGDHYTLAFESEGTWSQKYNLVWDKILGYNIFPESVREKEIKFYLTRQEKYGLPLDSRKTYTKSDWVLWTATLADNEADFKALVQPMWKYADETPDRMPISDWHETTNAKVMNFRARSVVGGYFIKLLEYKLNEKEKASAR; encoded by the coding sequence ATGAAAAAGAAGTTTATCCTGCTCTTAGCCTGTATCCTACAGTTTTTTGTTCTTGTAGCCCAGGACCTGAGGGCTCCCGCTTACCCGCTTATCACCCATACCCCTTACCTGAGCATCTGGTCGTTCGGCGATACTTTGAGCGCCTCCAACACCAAACACTGGACCGGCACCGACCACTCGCTGATCGGCATGGTGAAGGTGGACGGCAACGTGTACCGCATCCTGGGCGAGGAAACCAAATCCTATAAAACCGTTGTGGCTGCTTCAGATGAAGAGGCGTACAAATTCAGCTATACAGAAGCCGCACCCGCGGCCGGCTGGATGAACCCGAAGTTTGACGACAGCAGCTGGAAATCCGGTGTTGCGCCCTTCGGGCACGACAAGGGCCCTGTCAGGACAGCGTGGCGCAGTGAGGATATATGGGCCAGGAGAACGTTTGCGTTAGGCGAGGTGAATTTCGACAAGCTTTACCTGAAGCTCAACCACGACGACAATGTGGAGGTCTACCTGAACGGAGAGGAGATTTACCGGCACAAAGGCTGGATAGATAAGTTCCAGTACATTCCACTGCAGGAGGCTGCGAGGCAGAAGTTGAAAAAAGGACAGAATGTGCTGGCGTTTCATGTGACGAACACGGCTGGCGGCTCGTGGCTGGATGCCGGACTGGTAACGGAGGAGGCGCCTGCGGCGAAAGTAGCCATCCTTCCGGCCGAGCAGGTAAGCGTAGAACTGAATGCCACCCAAACCATATATAAACTTAAATGCGGCCCGGTTAATGTCACCGCCACGTTCACCTCCCCGCTGCTGATGCAGGAGCTGGACCTGCTGGCAAGGCCGGTTTCCTATATAGCGGTGAAGGCAGAAGCAAACGACAAGGCCACGCATGAGGTGCAGTTTTACCTCGGCACTTCCACCGATATCGCCGTTAATTCCTCGGAACAGCCGGTCGTTGCCCAGGAATACATGTCCGGCAAGCTGTCTGTCCTGAAAGCGGGCACCCAGGAGCAGCCCGTGCTGCAGAAGAAAGGCGACAACGTGCGCATCGACTGGGGCTATCTATATGTGGCCGTCCCACAGTCGGCCAGGCCAATCCAGTATATATCCACCACTGCCAATGCCCTGGTGCCCTTCGCAACAAACGCTAGCCCGCCCACACAGGAGGAAATGCAGGGAAACAGCCTGGTGCTGAACACCATCGTGCCGTTTGGCAAAGTGGGCAGCAAGGCAAAAGAGCAGTTTGTGATGCTGGGCTACGACGAGCTGAACGCGGTGCAGTATTTCAACCAGAACCTGAAGCCTTGGTGGAAACAAAAAGCTGGCCATACCATGGAGAAAGAACTGGCAGCGGCGGCTGCAAACTATGCGAAAGTGATAGCGCAATGCCAGGCGTTCGACAAGCAACTTTACCAGGATGCCCTGGCCGCCGGCGGTAAGGCCTATGCAGATTTGTGCGAGCTGGCCTATCGCCAGGCAATAGCCGCGCATACCTTAGTGAAAAGCCCGGAAGGAGAGATGCTGTTTCTCTCAAAGGAGAACTTCAGCAACGGCTCCATCAACACTGTGGATATTACGTATCCCTCGGCACCCTTATTTCTGATATATAACCCTGATTTGGTGAAAGGGATGATGAACGGGATTTTCTATTACAGCGAGAGCGGCATGTGGAAGAAATCGTTTGCCGCGCATGACCTCGGTACGTACCCCATCGCCAACGGGCAGACATATGGCGAGGACATGCCGGTAGAGGAGTCGGGCAACATGCTGATACTGACCGGGGCTATTGCGAAAGTGGAAGGAAACGCCAATTATGCTAAGAAGCACTGGCAAACGCTCACTACCTGGGCCGAGTATCTGCGGGAGAGTGGCTTTGACCCGGCCAACCAGCTGTCTACCGACGACTTTGCGGGCCACCTGGCCCGGAACGCGAATCTCTCTGTGAAGGCCATACTCGGCCTCGCCTCCTATGGCAAGCTGGCGGGCATGCTGGGTAAGCAGGATGTGGAAAGGGAGTATACAGCGCTGGCAAAAGATATGGCCCGGAAGTGGATGAAACTGGCAGACGACGGCGACCACTATACCCTGGCCTTTGAGAGTGAAGGCACCTGGAGCCAGAAGTATAACCTGGTCTGGGATAAGATATTGGGATATAACATCTTTCCGGAGTCCGTCCGGGAAAAGGAAATCAAGTTTTACCTGACCAGGCAGGAGAAATACGGCCTGCCTCTGGACAGCAGGAAGACATATACCAAATCAGACTGGGTGCTCTGGACGGCGACGCTGGCCGACAACGAAGCTGATTTCAAAGCGCTGGTGCAGCCCATGTGGAAGTACGCCGATGAAACCCCCGACAGGATGCCTATCAGCGACTGGCACGAAACCACTAACGCCAAAGTGATGAACTTCAGGGCCCGCTCGGTCGTCGGCGGCTATTTTATCAAGTTGCTGGAATACAAGCTGAACGAGAAGGAAAAAGCAAGCGCCAGATAA
- a CDS encoding SusC/RagA family TonB-linked outer membrane protein, which produces MNERATASVSLVNLLAQLQSFYQVTFNYDSDILEGLVANEDAITLKTKEVKELEANLEVVLHPEGLKYERSREDIYLIYSDKKRSETPVSNKSTSATGTQQEQQVSGKITDAAGVGLPGVSIAVKGTSRGTITNADGTYSLSVPDGNSTLVVSFLGFETQEIALNGRAVVDVSMAEDTEALQEVVVVGYSTQTKESITSAVSTVSSEDIEKVAAATVSATLAGKLPGVAFRMAEGRPGSGAEIQIRNMGGNPLFVIDGIQQDQGQFNNLSPQDIASITVLKDAAASVYGSRAANGVVIVTTKRGKRGEKPTINLNAYYGGQSWTRFPETVNAYEWMRGRAEAEMNALNPGTQITPEELEKWRQGTERGYQNFDWYDFIIQENAPQSQISVNTQGGSERINYYISLTRLDQSSVLGREFIFERTNIQSNLDANITDRLKVGVQINGRIESRDQPGIPGVDDYWLPRFALFRNRPYERPYANDNPDYIAHISQVDANWAYANKKTAGYWTEDWRVLQSNFSLDYELPIEGLKVRGMYSYYMADRLMNGHEYTYDVYTYFPATEDAPEEYRRTGGADNPWRERETRKIFNNVLQGQISYNNTFSDKHTVGATLVYERIQNRNVGAWLHSVPTNNELPLIQFADMDTYNDWDDEQARIGYVGQFNYSFADKYYVDMSARYDASWKFSPDDRWGFFPSASIGWRITNEEFFRSLVGGNFLSDLKLRASYGKLGDDDVGIGPFDYLTGYNYGSSNMIIGGNLLRGARIQRNGVPITNISWFTSTILDIGLDYSFLNGKFSGALDYFRREREGLLGRRWDILTPVEIGYDLPSENTQSDAVIGGEGSVAYNHQIGELTFSVGANLSYARQKRLESYKPRWGNSWDHYRTAGQNEKYDDRWQDITWGYEVIGQFKSQDEISEYPVNIDGQGNRTLLPGDLIYEDVNGDGVINGMDERPIGYKLGGTPIVNYGLNLSAAWKGFDLTADFSGGSMYAYNRAWEMRNPYQNTGNLLQDMYDDRWHREDPFNLDSPWIPGKYPALRWNEGGHSNYNKTSSFWLQNMTYLRLRTLEVGYSLPVSLLSKVKVQKARLFVNSYNLFSIDPLRTVGLDPEIRDENGLQYPQHRIINVGTNLSF; this is translated from the coding sequence ATGAACGAACGCGCAACTGCCTCTGTGTCGTTGGTCAATCTATTGGCTCAGCTACAGTCCTTCTACCAGGTCACGTTCAATTACGACAGCGACATTCTGGAAGGGCTGGTGGCAAATGAAGATGCGATAACCCTTAAAACAAAAGAAGTAAAAGAACTTGAGGCCAACTTGGAAGTGGTGCTGCATCCGGAAGGCCTTAAATACGAAAGGTCCAGAGAGGATATCTACCTGATTTACTCAGATAAAAAGCGTTCCGAAACGCCCGTCTCAAACAAAAGCACATCTGCAACCGGCACGCAGCAAGAGCAGCAGGTATCCGGCAAAATTACAGATGCGGCAGGTGTGGGGCTGCCGGGTGTGAGCATCGCCGTGAAAGGGACCTCCAGAGGCACCATCACCAACGCCGATGGCACCTACTCCCTGAGCGTGCCTGACGGAAACAGCACCCTGGTGGTTTCCTTCCTTGGTTTTGAGACACAGGAAATAGCGCTGAACGGGCGCGCTGTCGTTGATGTGAGCATGGCGGAAGACACCGAAGCCCTGCAGGAAGTGGTGGTGGTAGGTTACAGCACCCAGACAAAAGAGTCGATCACAAGCGCCGTCTCCACAGTAAGCTCCGAAGACATAGAGAAAGTGGCCGCCGCCACCGTCAGCGCCACGCTGGCTGGCAAGCTGCCGGGCGTGGCTTTCCGCATGGCGGAGGGTCGGCCTGGCTCCGGGGCCGAAATCCAGATCCGGAACATGGGCGGCAACCCCTTGTTCGTAATCGACGGCATTCAGCAGGACCAGGGCCAGTTCAACAACCTGTCTCCCCAGGATATCGCCAGCATCACCGTGCTGAAGGATGCGGCTGCCTCCGTATATGGCTCCAGAGCGGCGAACGGGGTGGTGATTGTGACCACGAAAAGAGGAAAAAGGGGAGAGAAGCCCACCATCAATCTAAACGCCTATTATGGCGGCCAAAGCTGGACCAGGTTCCCCGAAACGGTGAACGCGTACGAGTGGATGCGCGGGCGGGCAGAGGCAGAGATGAACGCCTTGAACCCTGGGACGCAGATTACTCCGGAGGAACTGGAAAAGTGGAGACAGGGAACAGAGCGCGGCTACCAGAACTTCGACTGGTATGACTTCATTATACAGGAAAATGCCCCGCAGAGCCAGATCAGCGTGAACACACAGGGCGGGTCCGAAAGAATCAACTACTATATATCCCTCACCCGGCTGGACCAGAGCTCAGTGCTGGGGCGCGAGTTCATTTTTGAACGAACCAACATCCAGTCGAACCTGGACGCCAACATCACGGACCGCCTGAAAGTGGGGGTGCAGATTAACGGGCGCATTGAAAGCAGGGACCAGCCGGGCATACCCGGCGTGGACGACTACTGGCTGCCGCGCTTCGCGCTCTTCCGCAACAGGCCTTACGAGCGCCCCTACGCCAACGACAACCCCGACTATATAGCGCACATCAGCCAGGTAGACGCCAACTGGGCTTACGCAAACAAAAAAACAGCCGGCTACTGGACAGAGGACTGGCGCGTGCTCCAATCCAACTTCAGCCTCGATTATGAACTGCCGATAGAAGGCCTGAAAGTAAGGGGGATGTACTCCTACTATATGGCCGACCGCCTGATGAACGGGCACGAATACACCTACGATGTATATACCTATTTCCCGGCCACGGAAGACGCGCCCGAAGAATACAGGCGAACGGGCGGTGCGGATAACCCCTGGCGCGAAAGGGAAACGCGCAAGATTTTCAACAACGTACTGCAGGGGCAGATAAGCTATAACAACACGTTTTCGGACAAGCACACCGTAGGAGCAACGCTTGTATATGAGCGAATCCAGAACAGAAATGTGGGAGCCTGGCTGCACTCGGTGCCGACAAACAACGAGCTTCCCCTGATTCAGTTCGCGGACATGGACACCTATAACGACTGGGACGATGAGCAGGCGCGGATCGGCTACGTGGGGCAGTTTAACTACAGCTTCGCCGATAAGTACTACGTTGACATGTCCGCCCGCTACGATGCCTCCTGGAAGTTCTCTCCGGACGACAGATGGGGCTTCTTCCCGTCAGCATCCATCGGATGGAGGATCACCAACGAAGAGTTCTTCCGGTCACTGGTGGGCGGTAACTTCCTGAGCGACCTGAAACTGCGGGCCTCTTATGGTAAACTGGGAGATGACGATGTTGGCATCGGGCCGTTCGATTATCTGACAGGGTACAACTACGGGTCGTCGAACATGATTATCGGCGGCAACCTGCTCAGAGGGGCAAGAATTCAGCGAAACGGCGTGCCCATCACGAACATTTCCTGGTTTACAAGCACCATTCTGGATATAGGCCTGGACTACAGCTTCCTGAACGGCAAGTTTAGCGGGGCTTTAGATTACTTTAGAAGAGAACGCGAGGGTCTTTTGGGCCGCCGATGGGATATCCTGACGCCTGTTGAGATTGGGTATGACTTGCCTAGTGAAAATACACAATCTGATGCCGTAATAGGAGGCGAAGGATCAGTGGCTTATAATCATCAGATTGGGGAGCTAACTTTTAGTGTAGGAGCAAACCTTTCTTATGCCCGGCAGAAGAGACTGGAATCATACAAGCCACGATGGGGGAACTCATGGGACCACTACCGCACTGCTGGACAAAATGAAAAGTATGATGATAGATGGCAGGATATTACGTGGGGATATGAAGTGATCGGGCAGTTCAAGTCTCAGGATGAGATAAGTGAATACCCGGTTAATATAGATGGCCAGGGCAACAGAACGCTTCTGCCAGGAGATTTGATCTACGAAGATGTGAATGGGGATGGGGTAATCAATGGTATGGATGAAAGACCGATTGGCTATAAGCTTGGAGGAACTCCAATTGTGAACTACGGACTCAACCTGTCTGCCGCCTGGAAAGGCTTTGACTTGACGGCTGATTTCTCAGGGGGCTCGATGTATGCCTACAACAGAGCCTGGGAAATGCGGAACCCGTACCAGAACACTGGCAACCTGTTGCAGGACATGTACGACGACAGATGGCATCGCGAAGATCCGTTTAACCTGGACAGCCCGTGGATACCAGGGAAGTACCCTGCCCTGAGGTGGAACGAAGGCGGGCACAGCAATTATAATAAAACCTCCTCCTTCTGGCTACAGAACATGACGTACCTGCGCCTGAGAACCCTGGAAGTAGGGTACAGCCTGCCTGTATCGCTCCTCAGCAAAGTAAAAGTGCAGAAAGCAAGACTCTTTGTGAACAGCTACAACCTGTTCTCGATAGATCCGCTGCGCACTGTTGGCCTGGATCCGGAAATCAGGGATGAGAATGGCCTGCAATATCCGCAGCACAGGATTATTAACGTCGGTACCAACCTTTCTTTCTAA
- a CDS encoding RNA polymerase sigma factor has translation MKDLTTVYSDCETAALQKPHPPSEQQLWDSFRNGCEDSYALIYQQYFHTLYSYGLKVCSEREIVRDCIQDLFIYIWKNREKLSSTTSIKFYLYRSLKTRLIDSFKFQQKHFQLTDYDLELESVCSEEINIIVAQTSEAQQKRVLLALEKLTERQKESLKLKFYEELSSEEIGKRMSISVEGVYNLVSKALSNFGKNLSKV, from the coding sequence ATGAAGGATCTGACAACAGTGTATTCCGATTGTGAGACTGCTGCCTTACAGAAGCCCCATCCACCAAGCGAGCAGCAACTGTGGGACAGCTTCCGGAACGGTTGTGAAGATTCGTATGCGCTTATATACCAGCAGTACTTCCACACCCTGTACAGCTACGGCCTGAAGGTGTGCAGCGAACGGGAGATCGTGAGAGACTGCATTCAGGATTTGTTCATCTACATCTGGAAAAACAGGGAAAAGCTTTCCTCCACCACCTCCATCAAATTTTACCTCTACCGGTCCCTGAAGACCAGGCTGATTGACAGCTTCAAGTTTCAGCAGAAGCACTTTCAACTCACAGATTATGATCTGGAACTGGAGTCTGTCTGCTCAGAAGAAATAAACATCATCGTCGCCCAGACCTCGGAAGCGCAGCAGAAGCGCGTGCTGCTTGCCCTGGAGAAGCTCACGGAGCGCCAGAAGGAATCGCTGAAGCTGAAGTTCTATGAGGAGCTGTCCAGCGAAGAGATAGGCAAGCGGATGTCCATATCTGTGGAGGGCGTATATAACCTGGTGTCCAAGGCGCTCTCAAACTTTGGTAAGAACCTGAGCAAGGTGTGA
- a CDS encoding GH92 family glycosyl hydrolase, which yields MRIKILLALLLWLPARHLLADTPDLVKYVNTLQGTNSSFELTRGNTYPTTALPFAMHTWTPQTGVNGDGWKYQYAADSIRGFQQAHQCSSWTNDYAVFSLMPVTGELAVDQYKRAARFDHKNEVAKPHYYKVTLDNNITTEMSPTERGVHARFSFPRSQGSYIVLDGYTGMSMVKILPKERRIIGYVHNGRGLQNNFKNFFVIQFDKPFVAHGTWNNRNNIITAGNQTDEGKGVGAYIQFREGETVQARIASSYISPEQAELNLDRELGKHRKLEHTKAAAAAIWNKHLSRVLVEGGTEAEKATFYSCFFRASLFSRKFFEYKANGEPYYFSPYDGRIYNGYMYTDTGFWDTFRAQFPLNTILHPTMHGRYVNAMLDAKEQCGWLPSWSFPGEAGSMIGNHAISLFADAWAKGIRTFDPKEALDAYFHEATNKGPWGPANGRDGWKEYFTLGYVPYPEVREATAKTLEYAYDDFCGYQLAKMTGNAFYGDVFSRQMYNYRNVYDPSTQFMRGRKKNGEWVSDFSPIEWGGPYTEGNAWHYHWSVFHDVQGLVNLMGGEKNFTAKLDSVFSVPNEVEVGTYGRMIHEMTEMVMADMGQYAHGNQPIQHMPYLYNYAGEPWKTQKLTRTIMDKLYNATENGYPGDEDQGQTSSWYVLSALGLYSVTPGVDQYVFGSPVFEKATISLENGKQFTVEALNNSKENVYIQSATLNGKPYSHNYIRHQDIANGGVLRFEMGSKPATDRGTREEDKPFSLSSTGKNLQE from the coding sequence ATGAGAATAAAAATACTGCTTGCCCTGTTGCTTTGGCTCCCGGCCCGGCACCTGTTGGCAGACACCCCGGATCTGGTAAAATACGTCAACACGCTGCAGGGAACCAACTCCTCCTTCGAGCTTACCCGCGGCAACACCTACCCGACAACGGCCCTCCCGTTCGCGATGCACACCTGGACGCCGCAGACCGGTGTGAACGGCGACGGCTGGAAATATCAGTACGCGGCAGATTCCATACGGGGTTTTCAGCAGGCGCACCAGTGCAGCTCCTGGACAAATGACTATGCCGTGTTCTCCCTTATGCCGGTAACCGGCGAACTCGCGGTGGACCAATATAAAAGGGCGGCCCGTTTCGACCATAAAAATGAAGTTGCCAAGCCGCACTACTACAAGGTAACGCTGGACAACAACATCACTACCGAAATGTCGCCTACCGAACGCGGGGTGCATGCCCGGTTCTCCTTCCCCCGTTCGCAGGGTTCCTATATTGTGCTGGACGGCTACACCGGCATGAGCATGGTGAAGATACTGCCGAAAGAGCGCAGGATTATAGGCTATGTACACAACGGCAGGGGGCTGCAGAATAACTTCAAAAACTTCTTCGTCATCCAGTTCGACAAACCTTTTGTCGCGCACGGAACCTGGAACAACAGGAACAATATTATAACTGCCGGAAATCAGACAGATGAAGGAAAAGGCGTAGGCGCCTATATACAGTTCAGGGAAGGGGAGACGGTGCAGGCACGGATTGCCTCGTCCTATATAAGCCCGGAGCAGGCGGAACTGAACCTGGACCGGGAACTGGGAAAGCACAGAAAACTGGAGCACACCAAAGCGGCCGCCGCTGCTATATGGAACAAGCACCTGAGCAGAGTATTAGTAGAGGGAGGCACAGAAGCCGAAAAAGCCACTTTTTACTCCTGCTTCTTCAGGGCCAGCCTGTTCTCCCGCAAGTTTTTCGAGTACAAAGCGAATGGAGAACCCTACTATTTCAGCCCCTACGACGGCAGGATATATAACGGCTATATGTACACCGACACCGGCTTCTGGGACACCTTTCGGGCACAGTTTCCCCTGAACACCATCCTGCATCCGACCATGCACGGCCGGTACGTCAATGCCATGCTCGATGCAAAGGAGCAATGCGGATGGCTTCCGTCTTGGTCTTTCCCCGGTGAGGCGGGGAGTATGATTGGCAACCACGCGATCTCGCTGTTCGCGGATGCCTGGGCAAAAGGTATCCGGACGTTTGATCCGAAAGAGGCACTGGATGCTTACTTCCACGAGGCCACCAACAAAGGCCCCTGGGGTCCGGCCAACGGACGCGACGGCTGGAAGGAGTACTTTACGCTGGGTTATGTGCCTTATCCCGAGGTAAGAGAGGCCACTGCCAAAACCCTGGAATATGCCTATGATGACTTTTGCGGCTACCAGCTGGCAAAAATGACGGGCAATGCGTTTTATGGGGATGTTTTCAGCAGGCAGATGTATAACTACCGAAATGTATATGATCCATCTACTCAGTTTATGCGGGGCAGGAAGAAGAACGGCGAATGGGTATCCGACTTCAGCCCGATTGAGTGGGGCGGGCCCTACACCGAGGGCAACGCCTGGCACTACCACTGGTCGGTGTTTCATGATGTGCAGGGGCTGGTGAATTTGATGGGCGGCGAGAAGAACTTTACGGCCAAGCTTGATTCTGTTTTCTCAGTGCCCAATGAGGTGGAGGTGGGTACCTACGGGCGCATGATTCATGAAATGACGGAGATGGTGATGGCAGATATGGGACAGTACGCGCACGGCAACCAGCCTATTCAGCACATGCCGTACCTGTACAACTACGCGGGCGAGCCCTGGAAAACGCAGAAACTGACCCGCACCATTATGGACAAGCTCTACAACGCCACAGAGAACGGTTATCCCGGGGACGAGGATCAGGGGCAGACCTCTTCGTGGTATGTGCTCAGCGCCCTGGGCCTGTATAGCGTAACGCCTGGAGTGGATCAGTATGTCTTTGGTAGCCCGGTGTTTGAGAAAGCGACCATCTCTTTGGAAAATGGCAAACAGTTTACGGTGGAGGCGCTTAACAACAGCAAGGAGAATGTATATATACAGTCGGCCACGCTAAACGGAAAACCCTATTCCCATAACTATATCCGCCACCAGGACATCGCAAACGGGGGTGTGCTGCGTTTTGAGATGGGCAGCAAGCCTGCCACGGACAGAGGCACGAGAGAAGAGGACAAACCCTTCTCCCTTTCATCCACAGGCAAAAATTTACAGGAATAG
- a CDS encoding Tm-1-like ATP-binding domain-containing protein: MTSTHKSILMLGCFDTKGEVLSFLRERLLAQGEQVLAVSTGVMGTTAYIPVDIVADELINDRAFSETAVQVLLDLIKKTKVEKQR; this comes from the coding sequence ATGACCTCCACTCACAAGTCCATCTTAATGCTGGGCTGTTTCGACACAAAGGGAGAAGTCTTATCCTTTCTCCGCGAACGCCTGCTGGCGCAGGGAGAACAGGTGCTGGCGGTCAGTACCGGCGTGATGGGCACCACGGCATACATCCCGGTAGATATAGTGGCCGATGAACTTATCAACGACAGGGCTTTCTCCGAAACAGCCGTACAGGTGTTGCTGGATTTGATAAAAAAGACGAAAGTGGAAAAGCAGCGATGA
- a CDS encoding FecR family protein: protein MNYTAYTAKDFAKDTFFQKWVLDPDGETTAFWQAWLDEHPGKGATIAEAKEIIEALEFQADLESNQAFIDIWDSINAAKDKEKESEGKRSDAPGISLWIRQHQQMAAVFIGLAILCSSLFFLLRTQQVPMASHATNYGETRTLVLPDSSVVTLNANSSVSYAAGWDEDKPREVWLEGEAFFKVLKKGGGGDAKFSVHTGGLTVEVLGTQFNVNNRRRNTKVVLSSGKVRLQLHKHLEGQSVLMQPGDYVEYAEEKASVRKKRVDTALYTSWVDNKLLFDKTSLKDIAVLVKDNYGMQLMFQDEGLKDKRFTGMVPADDVELLLETLTKLYDLEMERENGQVMLSRSGPAKP, encoded by the coding sequence ATGAATTATACCGCTTATACCGCGAAGGATTTTGCCAAAGATACATTCTTTCAGAAGTGGGTGCTGGACCCTGATGGCGAAACAACCGCCTTCTGGCAAGCCTGGCTGGATGAGCACCCAGGTAAAGGAGCAACGATAGCGGAAGCCAAAGAAATCATAGAAGCACTGGAGTTCCAGGCTGATTTAGAGTCTAACCAAGCATTTATAGACATATGGGACAGCATCAATGCCGCAAAGGATAAAGAGAAGGAGTCTGAGGGAAAGAGATCCGATGCGCCAGGCATATCGCTGTGGATAAGGCAGCACCAGCAGATGGCCGCCGTGTTCATCGGCCTGGCAATCCTTTGTAGCAGCCTCTTTTTCCTGCTCAGGACGCAACAGGTGCCCATGGCCAGCCACGCGACAAACTATGGGGAAACGCGCACACTGGTTCTGCCCGACAGCTCCGTCGTCACGCTGAATGCCAATTCCTCTGTTTCGTATGCTGCCGGCTGGGACGAAGACAAGCCGCGGGAGGTATGGCTGGAGGGAGAGGCTTTTTTTAAGGTGCTGAAGAAAGGAGGCGGAGGAGACGCGAAGTTCAGCGTGCATACCGGAGGGCTTACTGTGGAGGTGCTCGGCACGCAGTTTAACGTCAACAACAGGAGGAGGAACACCAAGGTGGTTCTCAGCTCCGGTAAAGTGAGGCTGCAGCTCCATAAGCATTTAGAGGGGCAAAGCGTGCTGATGCAACCCGGTGACTATGTGGAATACGCAGAAGAGAAAGCCAGCGTCAGGAAAAAGAGGGTAGACACGGCCCTCTATACTTCGTGGGTTGATAACAAGCTCCTGTTCGACAAGACCAGCCTGAAGGATATAGCGGTTCTGGTGAAAGACAACTACGGGATGCAGCTGATGTTTCAGGACGAAGGGCTTAAAGACAAGAGATTTACGGGCATGGTGCCCGCCGACGATGTGGAACTGCTGTTAGAGACCCTGACAAAGCTCTACGACCTGGAGATGGAAAGGGAAAACGGGCAGGTCATGCTGTCACGGTCTGGGCCCGCAAAGCCTTAG